The following are from one region of the Megachile rotundata isolate GNS110a chromosome 15, iyMegRotu1, whole genome shotgun sequence genome:
- the axo gene encoding axotactin isoform X4, which translates to MSDHKKWIFKILFWMNIYTTILANLTDSSEIDLSDEMDLFTTTKRTFPDRCLVKTEPGPCKQYVHKWWFNKTEGKCRTFPYGGCLGNENRFNSEAECLHYCVGGPEHTLPPYLVTKGSVFVTSTATTNTLPATTAITPRPTFAPPEPTKPPVPKYKRGKELTFMESGYEKTFMFAQSNTFIQLDGSGIKPFQLRLCREISFKFRTKLPHGLLVYHSVKDRPESLDPYALYVIVEKGQLKVVHVFGKRSTSLTVGEGLNRDEWHSVLVRIDVHGAKLIARVDDKQEETTLEVLEHVVNYGVSEELASVVLIGGLSSEERLHGVKYIIESFVGCIRDMVLSSGKSASDLLPIQPLIATKHENVKEGCIDKCRTRENLCFISNQCVNHYNSLTCDCFGTKYEGERCDVYTATILTLRGSSYVSFRVYDWKDRVHSSVNRISLAFKTKWDDSALFYASGEIDGTPHYVAASIMNGSVHVELDFGHNSKIATVLGDYVTSNHWNNLTIFHNGSLVFVSLDDEIKVLEVPGENYNMIIDPEIYIGGGPELHKKKGLLSYNNFAGSLKYVFFNDKSIIYELKRSNPMVHYIGVLEPEYYEADVDVIPITYPFAGSHIWWPIARTDSLKLNFDFKSSKPVAVVASGDVKSNHGLGYWELRLVNDEIRFQLIPILTENVTVSAAVKFPYNTSWHAVELNYTKGELSILVDYRNKQSKLFSMTFELGDKVIIGSGKSNAGLVGCMREIQVNDERIEPRYVVNTERVIGEVALDNCQFVDPCTRPNTCEHGGKCSVKEDRITCDCTDTGYIGKNCHFAQYRKTCEELALLGYTQDDVYKIDIDGNGRFPPALVKCEFQSIEDSTKTIVEHNLPSQVDVRSIAESDFSFNIKYRQFTAEMLQELISHSLYCSQYVKYDCYKAPLELHSATWFLSSKGTTVDYIGNVNRGSCPCGMNRTCVDPNLSCNCDVSAGNAGKWLSDEGYYETPDSLGITGMVFLQQRDLEEDAQGRITLGPLECVETNTQKYVVTFTTSQSYIEVPGWRKGDIAFSFRTTGEKAILLYQPPIRSNYPSFMVALTSEYRLTFNFTLNTGTIRELEVKSRRKLNNGEWQKIWIDYNDYHVRFMINTDFQMVDLLPEEEFGPFEGSMFIGGATAEHLRTSSVRQGLIGCFRGLVVNGEILDIHSYMSVHLSEIIKDCKPSCQPNKCQNGARCVELWSNFECVCENRWAHLGTYCERNINNKALTFTSPGAFLKKNYFGTDEEDQEKLLLKRILLQNILINLRTYDTHSLILYANDHLNNFAHLYISNGTSIVYLFNAGNEIKNITVEYPGVNTGISVQIAIIRTEKSTTLHVNEYNLTLNATPVLLDTYSNKPWINPEKEVLAPQRPPAPPTNYFQVNLGGFDPDDLLRVGKEGAFIQGYVGCLRGLMIGEYLVDLPSLANEANHEGSKGVLPNCQMKCDAMPCKNLGICTEDFGRQESSCNCELTSYFGEHCADEKGADFSGESVLQREFDLVGEVSQVKVQLAFSTNELRQRTTALLLLQTENKRSYYLLVALTSEGQLIFEEDREGSAYGVRLNDRNFLNGARHSVYYVRDNNTATLLIDREPVQLLPIPVLNLGDDEDESPGVTEIQLGGLNTTDSRFSAYKGYTGCLSNVVVSINGGPGMKPLEEYMLFTKQGSETVRATIPAGVRSAQCAVFHAQPRGLDPPRNDSVGRDRAWVEDPPERILYKSQYSDATQEEQGAGTYIFIALCCVFVTAVIGCIYEVWRSARKDRRRRRAANVSGSTTVTPSGSQRWQAPQYTDTIASGVKTVGFKNVEDEKRPNGTHVKPIGKEYKPLTNAENKDLVNDKRVHIKADEEPEKKELLGVNTGIITKPPKPNPFSMEDLQEEPELEECEEEEEEEEDDDSKKENQNEEESDQSKTELIDDKDFAKSANARNGIEQRWTIHDLSSEAAILIARKQPFCAAERVRTVIIKILMNKIVNLIEYFLTSILNVKHL; encoded by the exons ATGAGCGACCACAAAAAATGGATCTTCAAGATCCTCTTCTGGATGAACATCTACACAACGATTTTAGCAAACTTAACGGACTCCTCAGAAATCGATCTGTCCGATGAAATGGATTTATTTACCACCACGAAAAGAACGTTTCCCGACAGGTGTCTCGTTAAAACTGAACCAGGCCCGTGCAAACAGTACGTTCACAAGTGGTGGTTCAACAAGACTGAAGGAAAATGTAGAACTTTTCCTTATGGTGGCTGTCTGGGAAACGAGAATCGTTTCAACTCGGAAGCTGAGTGTCTTCATTATTGCGTGGGTGGTCCGGAAC ATACTTTGCCACCATATTTAGTGACAAAGGGAAGCGTATTTGTGACGAGCACAGCAACCACAAACACACTGCCTGCAACCACCGCCATTACGCCACGGCCGACGTTCGCGCCGCCTGAACCAACAAAACCACCTGTGCCAAAGTACAAAAGAGGAAAG GAGCTAACCTTTATGGAGTCAGGGTATGAAAAGACCTTTATGTTCGCGCAGAGCAACACGTTCATTCAGCTTGATGGTAGTGGTATCAAACCGTTTCAACTTAG GCTATGTCGTGAAATATCCTTCAAATTCCGAACAAAATTACCGCACGGTCTGCTAGTATACCACAGCGTGAAGGATCGCCCAGAAAGTTTAGACCCTTACGCATTATACGTGATCGTCGAAAAAGGGCAATTAAAAGTGGTCCACGTGTTCGGAAAACGGTCAACGAGTTTGACAGTCGGAGAAGGATTGAATAGAGACGAATGGCACAGTGTTCTGGTGAGAATTGACGTACATGGAGCGAAATTGATTGCTAGAGTGGATGATAAACAGGAAGAGACGACGTTGGAGGTTCTGGAACACGTGGTTAATTATGGAGTTTCTGAGGAACTTGCTTCTGTCGTCCTTATTGGAG GATTAAGTTCCGAGGAACGATTACATGGCGTGAAGTACATAATAGAATCCTTCGTGGGTTGCATAAGAGATATGGTTCTTAGTTCAGGGAAATCAGCGAGTGATTTATTGCCGATTCAGCCACTGATCGCAACGAAACACGAAAACGTGAAGGAAGGCTGCATAGATAA GTGCAGAACGCGAGAGAACCTTTGCTTCATCTCGAACCAGTGTGTAAATCACTATAACAGTTTAACTTGCGACTGCTTCGGAACCAAGTATGAAGGCGAACGTTGTGACGTGTATA CGGCCACCATTTTGACGTTGAGAGGATCCTCGTACGTTTCCTTCCGGGTTTACGATTGGAAGGACAGAGTCCACTCTTCGGTCAACAGGATAAGTCTTGCATTCAAG ACAAAATGGGACGACTCAGCCCTGTTCTACGCATCCGGAGAAATCGATGGAACCCCCCATTACGTAGCAGCCTCCATAATGAATGGATCAGTTCACGTAGAATTAGATTTTGGACACAACTCGAAAATAGCCACTGTTCTCGGTGATTACGTGACTTCGAACCATTggaacaatttaacaatatttcaTAATGGATCTCTGGTTTTTGTGAGCTTGGACGACGAGATAAAGGTGTTGGAGGTTCCTGGAGAGaattataatatgattattGATCCGGAGATTTATATTGGGGGAGGACCGGAGCTGCACAAGAAGAAGGGACTTCTTTCGTATAATAACTTTGCAG GTTCCTTAAAGTATGTTTTCTTTAACGACAAATCAATCATCTACGAACTGAAGAGATCCAACCCCATGGTGCACTACATAGGGGTGCTAGAACCAGAGTACTACGAAGCGGACGTTGATGTGATTCCTATAACATACCCGTTTGCTGGCAGCCACATATGGTGGCCTATAGCTCGGACCGACTCTCTCAAATTGAATTTCGATTTCAAAAGCTCGAAACCTGTAGCTGTGGTTGCGTCGGGAGACGTGAAGAGCAATCATGGACTTGGGTATTGGGAG CTACGTCTAGTGAACGACGAGATCCGATTTCAACTGATTCCCATATTAACCGAGAACGTCACCGTCTCAGCAGCCGTGAAATTCCCGTACAACACGTCTTGGCACGCAGTCGAATTGAATTACACGAAGGGCGAGTTGAGCATCCTCGTCGATTACAGGAACAAACAGAGCAAACTGTTCTCCATGACGTTCGAGTTAGGTGACAAAGTCATCATCGGAAGTGGCAAAAGCAACGCGG GTTTGGTTGGATGCATGAGAGAGATACAAGTGAACGACGAGAGGATAGAGCCCAGATACGTGGTCAACACCGAGAGAGTGATCGGAGAAGTGGCTTTGGACAACTGCCAGTTCGTTGATCCTTGTACTAGGCCGAACACGTGCGAACATGGGGGGAAATGCTCGGTGAAGGAGGACAGAATCACTTGCGATTGCACTGATACTGGTTATATTGGCAAGAATTGTCACTTTG CTCAATACAGGAAGACATGTGAGGAGCTAGCACTGCTAGGATACACCCAAGACGACGTCTACAAAATCGATATTGACGGGAACGGAAGATTTCCACCAGCTCTAGTGAAATGCGAGTTCCAGTCCATTGAAGACTCCACCAAAACTATAGTGGAGCATAATTTGCCGTCTCAAGTAGACGTCAGATCTATAGCAGAGTCTGATTTTTCATTCAACATCAAGTATAGACAGTTTACGGCTGAGATGCTGCAGGAGCTGATCTCACACTCGTTGTATTGTAGCCAGTATGTCAAGTATGATTGCTATAAGGCACCTTTGGAGCTGCATAGTGCTACGTGGTTTCTTAGCTCGAAAGGGACTACTGTGGATTATATTGGAAATGTTAATAGAGGATCCTGTCCTTGTGGAA TGAACAGAACATGTGTTGATCCAAACCTAAGCTGCAACTGTGACGTCTCCGCCGGAAATGCTGGCAAGTGGTTATCCGACGAAGGTTACTACGAAACTCCAGACTCCCTAGGAATTACAGGAATGGTCTTCTTGCAACAAAGAGACCTTGAAGAGGATGCACAGGGCAGAATTACCTTGGGTCCGCTAGAATGTGTCGAAACAA ATACCCAGAAGTATGTGGTGACATTCACAACATCACAGTCCTACATCGAAGTGCCAGGCTGGAGAAAAGGAGACATTGCATTCAGCTTTCGAACAACAGGAGAGAAAGCAATCTTGCTGTATCAACCACCTATCAGAAGCAACTACCCTTCTTTTATGGTTGCTCTAACTTCTGAGTACCGTTTGACGTTTAATTTTACCTTGAACACTGGTACTATCAGGGAACTAGAAGTGAAGAGCAGAAGAAAGTTGAATAATGGAGAGTGGCAGAAGATTTGGATCGATTATAATGACTATCATGTTAGATTCATGATTAATACGGACTTTCAGATGGTGGATTTGTTACCTGAGGAGGAATTTGGTCCTTTTGAGGGGTCTATGTTCATTGGAGGCGCTACTGC AGAGCATCTAAGAACATCCTCAGTTCGCCAAGGACTCATAGGCTGCTTCCGGGGCCTCGTCGTAAACGGCGAGATACTGGACATCCACAGCTACATGTCCGTCCACCTATCTGAGATAATAAAAGATTGCAAACCTTCATGTCAGCCAAACAAATGTCAAAATGGCGCCAGGTGCGTGGAACTGTGGAGCAACTTCGAGTGCGTCTGCGAGAACCGGTGGGCTCATCTTGGCACTTATTGCGAAAGAA ATATAAACAACAAGGCACTGACGTTCACCTCGCCAGGTGCATTCTTGAAGAAGAATTATTTTGGTACCGATGAAGAGGATCAAGAGAAGTTGTTGCTGAAGAGGATACTTCTACAGAATATACTGATCAACCTCAGAACTTATGACACTCATTCGCTGATCTTATATGCTAATGATCATTTGAACAACTTTGCGCATCTGTATATTTCCAATGGCACTAGTATCGTTTACTTGTTCAATGCTGGGAATGAGATTAAGAATATCACTGTTGAGTATCCAG GTGTGAATACAGGAATATCAGTGCAAATCGCCATCATCCGCACAGAGAAGTCCACAACTCTCCACGTGAACGAATACAACCTCACCCTCAACGCCACACCAGTCTTACTAGACACGTACTCGAACAAGCCTTGGATAAACCCAGAGAAGGAGGTGCTAGCACCGCAGAGGCCACCCGCACCACCCACCAACTACTTCCAG GTGAATCTAGGAGGCTTCGACCCGGACGATCTTCTGAGGGTGGGCAAGGAGGGCGCCTTTATACAGGGCTACGTGGGTTGCTTGCGTGGTCTGATGATCGGGGAGTATCTCGTCGATCTACCGAGTCTTGCTAACGAGGCCAACCACGAGGGCAGCAAAGGAGTGCTGCCTAATTGCCAGATGAAGTGCGATGCTATGCCTTGCAAGAATCTGGGGATCTGCACGGAGGACTTTGGGAGGCAGGAGTCGTCGTGCAATTGTGAGCTGACGTCGTATTTTGGGGAACATTGTGCTGATG AAAAGGGAGCAGACTTCAGCGGAGAGAGTGTCTTACAACGCGAATTTGACTTAGTGGGTGAAGTGAGTCAAGTCAAAGTTCAACTAGCATTTTCCACCAATGAACTCCGACAACGCACGACAGCGCTCTTACTTTTGCAAACAGAGAACAA AAGAAGCTACTACTTGCTGGTCGCCTTAACGTCTGAAGGGCAGTTGATTTTCGAGGAGGACAGAGAAGGGTCGGCTTATGGTGTGCGTCTTAATGACAGGAACTTTCTCAATGGTGCTCGGCATAGTGTGTATTATGTTCGGGATAACAACACTGCTACATTGTtg ATCGATCGAGAGCCCGTGCAGCTATTACCCATCCCCGTCCTAAACCTAGGAGACGACGAAGACGAAAGTCCCGGAGTAACCGAGATCCAACTAGGCGGTCTGAACACAACGGACTCGAGATTCAGCGCGTACAAAGGATACACCGGATGTCTGAGCA ACGTCGTGGTATCGATCAACGGGGGACCTGGCATGAAGCCACTCGAGGAATATATGCTCTTTACGAAACAGGGCAGCGAAACTGTCCGAGCCACGATACCTGCTGGGGTCAGGAGCGCACAGTGCGCCGTCTTCCACGCTCAACCACGTGGCCTCGACCCACCTAGAAACGATAGTGTG GGTCGTGACAGAGCATGGGTGGAGGACCCACCCGAAAGAATTCTGTACAAATCCCAATACTCGGACGCGACCCAAGAAGAACAAGGTGCCGGTACTTACATCTTCATCGCCTTATGCTGCGTCTTCGTGACCGCAGTAATCGGTTGCATTTACGAAGTCTGGAGAAGTGCAAGAAAAGATCGACGACGTAGACGAGCAGCAAACGTTAGTGGTTCGACCACTGTGACACCTTCCGGCTCGCAAAGATGGCAAGCGCCACAGTATACCGACACGATAGCCAGCGGTGTGAAGACAGTGGGTTTCAAGAACGTGGAAGACGAGAAAAGACCTAATGGCACACACGTGAAACCCATTGGCAAGGAATATAAACCGCTGACCAACGCGGAGAATAAAGACTTGGTTAACGATAAAAGGGTTCATATAAAAG CAGATGAAGAACCAGAGAAGAAGGAGCTCCTAGGGGTAAATACAGGCATCATCACTAAACCTCCGAAACCAAATCCATTC TCAATGGAAGATTTGCAAGAAGAACCAGAACTGGAGGAAtgcgaagaagaagaggaagaagaagaagacgacgaTTCTAAAAAAGAGAATCAAAACGAAGAAGAATCAGATCAATCGAAAACGGAGCTAATCGACGACAAAGATTTCGCGAAATCG GCGAATGCTCGTAATGGAATTGAACAACGATGGACGATACACGATTTGTCTTCAG AGGCAGCCATTTTGATTGCAAGAAAGCAGCCATTTTGTGCAGCGGAACGCGTGCGAACTGtaataatcaaaattttaatgaataaaattgtaaatttaatcgaatattttttaactaGTATTTTAAATGTAAAGCACTTGTaa